From Phycodurus eques isolate BA_2022a chromosome 13, UOR_Pequ_1.1, whole genome shotgun sequence, a single genomic window includes:
- the chd8 gene encoding chromodomain-helicase-DNA-binding protein 8 isoform X4 produces the protein MADPIMDLFEDTPLFNLDALPDDSFSQGSSDPVEEALKLALGQVDAPVEPEPAPELPVDAGICVPAAAATIPEQVSIPTPTQQTAAAAQTVSLAAVPTLAQAPAAVGTVPQVQAHATVPIASNTNVVTSSTVLLNSPLTVSSLPATTTTAAQQLAQIAQQLTPQQLSAITQQAGGKIVILKGPQGQAQVLQTVSGAAGQAGGKVIRLVSGSPLKPGMPILQGGAILNQATTAQTQVKVSAAGVQRLLQSPNGPVKQLLLTSMPQQGQQVQVQIPAQTQMAQVQAQVQVQPQPQSQPAQIQIQAQNQVQLQPAMQAQTPGSEAKRITLVLQQPSQAATATSMGQTVVAQPQVTQVQTGQGGQQQVQAPTRLVLGQLPGGKLVLQGSQLAALTQGRATGQAGGQPKVLTIQLQVQQQPNQQGGVKYQLVSGAGSTGSPQVLQISQSQGGQRVAVPLKMLLQPQTSSASTAGGAVSVLKVVNASTAGPSSTTTTASQAIRITKVPGDCSSVRRVEILCKQEKANRIVAEAIARAKARGEKNLPRVLNQDELPSTQTSPEIGGTVTVVSSAKKKTSGGGSKKKSPLVAGTPSKSAGGVDKKGKAKLAGGTVGDAGGTTIPAAGIKSKSKTKTNTITLVGAKKRKRNPSSDHSDGELSPASPAALEEDLIMKRRSNRVVNRKKYTEDLDIKITDDEDEQEDVDVTTTTAAVASISAAPAAAHIHQEIELHGDGLPGMQFFVENPSEEDAAIVDKVLSMRVTKKEVSPGQYSNVEEFFVKYKNYSYLHCEWASMGQLEKDKRIHQKIKRFKTKHAQMRHFFHEEELFNPDYVEVDRILDVSHSIDKDNGEAVIYYLIKWCSLPYEDATWELNEDVDEGKVEEFNKIQNRQPRLKRTMRPQAGSWKKLEETREYKNGNALREYQLEGVNWLLFNWYNRQNCILADEMGLGKTIQSITLLSEIYATGIQGPFLVIAPLSTITNWEREFSTWTNMNAIVYHGSLASRQMIQQYEMYCKDDKEHLIPGAYKFDALITTFEMVLSDCPELREISWRCVIIDEAHRLKNRNCKLLDSLKMLDLEHKVLLTGTPLQNTVEELFSLLHFLEPAQFPSEIEFLREFGDLKTEEQVQKLQAILKPMMLRRLKEDVEKNLAPKQETIIEVELTDVQKKYYRAILERNFSFLSLGANSNSNVPNLLNTMMELRKCCNHPYLINGAEEKIVAELRQVYDPLAPDFHLQALIRSAGKLVLLDKLLPRLKAGGHKVLIFSQMVRCLDILEDYLINKRYLYERIDGRVRGNLRQAAIDRFSKPDSDRFVFLLCTRAGGLGINLTAADTCVIFDSDWNPQNDLQAQARCHRIGQSKAVKVYRLITRNSYEREMLDKASLKLGLDRAVLQSMSGSKESNVNGIQQFSKKEIEDLLRKGAYAAIMDENDEGSRFCEEDIDQILQRRATTITIESEGKGSTFSKASFVASENRNDIALDDPEFWEKWAKKADIDMDTINRKNTLVIDTPRVRKQTRQYSTLRGEGAELSDVDSDEEYPPANSRHSRSSRRADRHSGVGYGRTDCFRVEKHLLVYGWGRWRDILSHARCKRRLSERDVETICRVILVFCLLHYRGDENIKSFIWELITPPENGREPQTLLNHSGLSIPVPRGRKGKRVKTQSTFDVQKVEWIRKYNPDTLLLDDSYRKHLKHQCNKVLLRVRMLYYLKQEVIGEHAESVLKGADIRDVDIWMPEMEQQEVPAGWWDGEADRSLLAGVFKHGYEMYTTMRADPRLCFLERVGRPDDKAIDAEQHTADGELGDEGDYDKYSEDPEFKPASRLPKDSYDEPDGMKLEDMSVEDKVVPGITDSVSNQNQSGCDWPSSSSLTARLRRLVTAYQRSYRQEQLKIEAEAKGDRRRRRCEQASKLKEIARQERQQRWTRREECDFYRVVSTFGVERMKKEAGLVEGEEPDYEWRRFRTFARLDKKTDESLSRYFRSFVAMCRRVCHLRPGRDEDLPPLPQTVAPITEERASRTLYRISLLRRLRERVLPHPSLEERLLLAPRTSELPTWWSIPDHDRQLMLGAAVHGVSRTELSVFSDPQFTFTAARDEFIQNQQALPTPQSQPIMHLNQPKSIAEVSGVKEDGQEVDISLLGGEISAHLQSTPLSQHDGKAQGQSWSFKMNKNKGGHKGGQEGGSDSDSDSGSSSSDQSGSSDESGDSEEEVDGGVKACDVDEENGLLSIGLSQDGIPPTNPVRVEWPKDRVLINRLDSLCTLVLTGHWPSGRRYVSEAHVNQSAELQRDEMTYVRAGRKPLTIPGGEGEDGEFTVKLLKEEGLKLTFSKQALMPNGSGGESSRKRRKELELSDPDGILDPLERIPRRRDPPTWLKENPDYEVEGDMLALLVNRSKRKRRRRADKALTGNEKVKLINMRTGKKIGAAFCPMLQDLREYLEENADFVVAPDWSETVRNSGFLPETLFHRLLTEYSEIPKKSRHRHHHHHHHHHHHQHHHMPEPMPENPYLEGVEEETLVSDGAYMMDEEDLETSQHFLTSPDFDVKIEAGDSLSQGDYDSSDQEALLDDVILTQKDSDSSSSSED, from the exons ATGGCAGACCCTATAATGGACCTCTTTGaggacacacccctgtttaaccTGGATGCCCTCCCGGATGACTCCTTTTCTCAGGGTTCATCAGACCCAGTGGAAGAGGCTCTTAAGCTGGCGTTGGGTCAGGTGGACGCGCCAGTGGAGCCAGAGCCCGCACCAGAGCTTCCAGTGGACGCTGGCATTTGTGTTCCTGCAGCAGCCGCCACCATACCTGAACAGGTCTCCATTCCAACTCCTACACAGCAGACAGCGGCGGCCGCTCAGACTGTTTCTTTAGCTGCCGTTCCCACGCTAGCCCAGGCTCCTGCTGCTGTTGGTACTGTACCTCAAGTTCAAGCCCATGCCACAGTACCCATTGCAAGCAATACCAATGTGGTCACCAGTAGCACTGTCCTGCTTAACTCACCGCTAACTGTTTCTAGCCTTccagccaccaccaccactgccGCCCAGCAGCTCGCACAGATCGCTCAGCAGCTTACTCCCCAGCAACTATCTGCCATCACGCAGCAGGCGGGAGGGAAAATTGTCATTCTTAAAGGTCCCCAGGGACAAGCCCAGGTCCTGCAGACTGTATCAGGCGCCGCAGGCCAGGCGGGTGGCAAGGTCATCCGTTTGGTGTCCGGCTCACCGCTTAAACCAGGCATGCCCATATTACAAGGAGGAGCGATCTTGAACCAAGCGACCACAGCACAAACTCAAGTAAAGGTCAGCGCTGCGGGAGTGCAGAGGCTGCTGCAGTCGCCAAACGGGCCAGTGAAACAGCTGCTGCTCACCTCCATGCCCCAGCAAGGCCAGCAGGTTCAAGTGCAGATACCAGCTCAAACACAGATGGCCCAAGTCCAAGCTCAAGTGCAAGTTCAGCCTCAGCCCCAGAGCCAGCCTGCTCAGATCCAAATCCAAGCTCAAAACCAGGTGCAACTCCAACCAGCCATGCAGGCCCAAACCCCA GGTAGTGAAGCAAAACGAATCACTCTGGTTCTCCAGCAGCCCTCGCAGGCTGCTACTGCTACGTCAATGGGTCAAACTGTCGTAGCCCAACCACAGGTCACGCAGGTTCAAACAGGCCAAGGAGGTCAACAGCAGGTCCAAGCTCCGACAAGACTGGTCCTGGGACAGCTCCCTGGGGGTAAGCTGGTCCTCCAGGGAAGCCAGCTCGCAGCCTTGACCCAGGGCCGGGCTACGGGGCAGGCAGGTGGGCAGCCCAAAGTTCTTACCATCCAGCTGCAGGTGCAACAGCAGCCAAACCAGCAAGGAGGAGTTAAG TACCAGTTGGTGTCGGGAGCTGGCAGTACTGGCAGCCCGCAGGTACTGCAGATTTCCCAAAGCCAAGGGGGACAGAGAGTTGCAGTGCCTCTCAAAATGCTTCTGCAGCCACAG ACGAGCTCAGCATCTACAGCCGGCGGGGCTGTCTCAGTGTTGAAGGTTGTCAACGCTTCAACAGCAGGCCCTTCCAGTACAACCACCACGGCGTCACAGGCTATCCGCATCACCAAGGTCCCTGGCGATTGTTCCTCCGTGCGACGGGTGGAGATCCTGTGCAAGCAAGAGAAGGCGAATCGAATTGTGGCTGAAGCTATAGCCAGGGCGAAAGCACGCGGGGAGAAGAACTTACCCCGTGTCCTCAACCAGGACGAGCTTCCGTCCACACAGACCTCGCCAGAAATTGGAGGCACTGTGACCGTAGTCTCATCGGCAAAGAAAAAGACCAGCGGGGGAGGGAGCAAGAAGAAAAGTCCTTTAGTTGCAGGAACGCCATCTAAAAGTGCAGGTGGAGTTGACAAAAAAGGCAAAGCCAAACTAGCAGGAGGGACAGTTGGTGATGCTGGAGGCACCACCATACCTGCTGCTGGCATTAAGAGCAAAAGTAAAACCAAGACAAA TACTATTACTCTTGTGGGGgcgaagaaaagaaaaaggaatccGTCCTCTGATCATTCAGATGGGGAGTTGAGTCCTGCCTCACCTGCTGCGCTGGAAGAAGACTTGATCATG AAGAGGCGCTCTAATCGCGTGGTGAACAGGAAGAAGTACACAGAAGACCTGGACATTAAGATAACAGACGACGAGGACGAGCAGGAGGATGTTGATGTTACGACGACCACGGCGGCTGTGGCCTCCATCAGCGCAGCACCTGCAGCGGCACACATCCACCAGGAAATTGAGTTACATGGTGACGGACTGCCTGGCATGCAGTTCTTTGTG GAAAACCCAAGTGAGGAAGATGCTGCCATTGTAGATAAAGTCCTTTCCATGCGTGTAACAAAGAAAGAA GTATCCCCAGGCCAGTACTCCAATGTGGAGGAATTCTTTGTAAAATACAAGAACTA TTCATACTTACACTGTGAATGGGCCAGCATGGGGCAGCTAGAGAAAGACAAGAGGATTCATCAAAAGATCAAAAGATTCAAGACCAAACATGCGCAGATGAGGCATTTTTTCCATGAG GAGGAGCTCTTTAATCCAGACTACGTGGAAGTGGACAGGATTCTGGATGTGTCGCACAGTATAGACAAAGACAATGGCGAG GCTGTGATATATTACTTGATTAAGTGGTGCTCTCTGCCTTATGAAGATGCAACCTGGGAGTTGAATGAGGACGTAGACGAGGGCAAGGTCGAAGAGTTCAACAAAATCCAAAACCGGCAACCTCGCCTCAAGAGAACT ATGCGGCCACAGGCTGGCTCATGGAAGAAGTTGGAGGAGACGAGAGAGTACAAGAACGGCAACGCTCTTAGAGAGTATCAACTAGAGGGTGTCAACTGGCTGCTCTTTAACTGGTACAACAG GCAAAACTGTATCCTGGCAGATGAAATGGGTCTCGGGAAGACAATCCAGTCAATCACTCTGCTGTCTGAGATTTATGCTACTGGGATACAGGGCCCTTTCCTGGTGATTGCTCCCCTCTCCACCATCACCAACTGGGAGAGGGAGTTCTCCACATGGACCAATATGAATGCCATCGTCTACCACGGCAGCCTGGCAAGCAGGCAGATGATCCAACAGTATGAGATGTACTGCAAAGATGACAAG GAACATTTAATTCCAGGTGCGTACAAATTTGATGCCCTGATCACAACTTTTGAGATGGTGTTGTCTGACTGCCCTGAGCTGAGAGAGATATCCTGGCGTTGTGTGATTATTGATGAGGCGCATCGCCTAAAGAATCGTAACTGCAAGCTGTTGGACAGTTTGAAAATGTTGGACCTG gAACACAAGGTGTTGTTGACTGGCACGCCTCTGCAGAATACTGTGGAGGAACTCTTCAGTTTGCTTCATTTCCTGGAGCCTGCCCAGTTCCCCTCTGAAATTGAATTCCTGAGGGAATTTGGAGACCTCAAAACTGAGGAACAG GTTCAGAAGCTGCAAGCTATATTGAAGCCGATGATGTTGCGAAGGCTCAAAGAAGATGTTGAGAAGAATTTGGCACCCAAACAGGAGACAATCATTGAG GTTGAGTTGACGGATGTTCAGAAGAAGTACTACCGGGCTATCCTGGAGAGGAACTTCAGTTTTCTCAGTTTAGGAGCAAACAGTAACAGCAATGTCCCCAACCTGCTCAACACGATGATGGAGCTGCGCAAGTGCTGCAACCACCCTTACCTCATCAATG GTGCGGAGGAGAAGATTGTCGCAGAGTTACGGCAGGTGTATGACCCTCTGGCCCCAGACTTCCATTTGCAGGCGCTAATTCGGTCAGCTGGAAAGCTCGTCTTGCTAGACAAGCTGCTGCCACGTCTCAAGGCTGGTGGTCACAAAGTCCTCATATTCTCCCAAATGGTGCGCTGCTTAGACATTCTGGAGGACTACCTCATCAACAAGAG ATACCTTTATGAGCGGATTGATGGCCGAGTGCGTGGCAATTTACGACAGGCTGCCATCGATCGCTTTAGCAAGCCTGACTCGGACCGCTTCGTCTTTCTGCTGTGCACTCGAGCTGGCGGCTTGGGTATTAACCTCACTGCTGCAGACACCTGCGTCATATTCGACTCAGACTGGAACCCTCAGAATGACCTGCAG GCACAAGCTCGATGTCATCGTATTGGGCAGTCAAAGGCAGTCAAGGTCTACCGTCTGATCACAAGGAATTCGTATGAGAGGGAGATGCTGGATAAAGCAAGTTTGAAGCTGGGTCTCGACCGTGCCGTCCTGCAAAGCATGAGTGGCAGCAAAGAGAGTAATGTTAACGGG ATCCAGCAGTTTTCTAAGAAGGAGATTGAGGACTTGCTGAGGAAAGGAGCTTACGCCGCCATCATGGACGAGAACGACGAGGGTAGTCGCTTCTGTGAGGAAGACATTGACCAGATCCTCCAGCGAAgagccaccaccatcaccatAGAAAGCGAGGGCAAGGGCTCCACCTTCTCAAAGGCCAGCTTTGTGGCCTCTGAGAACCGTAATGACATCGCCCTCGATGACCCGGAATTCTGGGAAAAGTGGGCCAAGAAAGCTGACATAGACATGGACACGATCAACAGAAAG AACACACTCGTTATTGACACTCCCAGAGTGCGCAAGCAGACCCGCCAGTATTCCACTTTGCGAGGAGAAGGTGCAGAACTATCTGATGTGGACAGTGACGAAGAGTACCCACCTGCGAATTCCAGGCACTCTCGTTCTTCCCGACGTGCCGACCGTCACAGTGGAGTGGGTTACGGTCGCACTGACTGTTTCCGTGTGGAAAAACATCTGCTTGTCTATGG TTGGGGCCGCTGGAGGGACATCCTCTCTCATGCCAGATGTAAGCGGCGCCTGAGTGAGCGCGATGTGGAGACAATCTGCCGTGTCATCCTGGTATTTTGTCTCCTCCACTATCGCGGTGATGAGAACATTAAGAGTTTTATCTGGGAACTCATCACGCCACCGGAGAATGGACGTGAACCCCAAACACTGCTCAACCACTCTG GCCTTTCCATCCCTGTCCCCAGAGGCAGAAAAGGTAAGAGGGTAAAAACTCAGAGCACATTTGATGTGCAGAAGGTGGAGTGGATCCGCAAGTACAATCCAGACACACTGCTGCTTGATGACAGTTACCGCAAACACCTTAAACATCAGTGCAACAA GGTGTTGCTGAGGGTGCGTATGCTCTACTATCTGAAGCAGGAAGTGATTGGCGAACATGCTGAGTCTGTCCTGAAAGGGGCTGACATCAG AGATGTTGATATCTGGATGCCAGAGATGGAGCAGCAAGAGGTGCCTGCAGGATGGTGGGATGGTGAGGCAGACCGCTCTCTGCTGGCTGGTGTGTTTAAACATG GTTATGAGATGTACACAACCATGCGTGCCGATCCTCGTCTCTGTTTCCTGGAGCGGGTGGGCCGCCCAGATGACAAGGCTATCGATGCCGAGCAACACACTGCTGATGGCGAGCTGGGAGATGA AGGTGATTATGATAAATACTCAGAGGACCCAGAGTTCAAGCCCGCATCAAGACTCCCCAAAGATTCTTACGATGAG CCTGACGGTATGAAGCTGGAGGATATGTCTGTCGAAGACAAGGTCGTTCCGGGGATAACAGATAGCGTTTCTAACCAGAACCAGAGCGGATGCGATTGGCCCTCCAGTTCATCACTTACAGCGCGCTTGCGGCGGTTGGTCACGGCTTACCAGCGCAGCTACAGGCAGGAACAGCTGAAAATTGAAGCAGAGGCAAAGGGCGACCGTAGACGCAGAAGGTGTGAGCAAGCTAGCAAGCTGAAGGAGATAGCACGGCAAGAGCGACAACAAAG GTGGACACGACGGGAGGAATGTGACTTCTACCGTGTTGTCTCAACTTTTGgtgtggaaagaatgaaaaagGAGGCGGGCCTTGTTGAGGGCGAAGAACCAGATTATGAGTGGAGGCGATTCCGCACATTTGCACGCCTGGATAAAAAAACTGATGAAAGCCTTAGTCGATACTTCCGCTCTTTTGTAGCCATGTGCCGGAGAGTATGCCACCTGCGTCCGGGCCGGGATGAGG ATCTGCCACCACTTCCCCAGACTGTGGCCCCCATCACAGAGGAGCGAGCTTCCCGCACTCTTTATCGCATTAGCCTCCTCCGTCGTCTCCGTGAGCGAGTTCTTCCGCATCCTTCCCTAGAAGAGCGTCTGCTGCTGGCCCCGCGCACCTCTGAGCTGCCCACCTGGTGGAGCATCCCAGACCACGACCGCCAGTTGATGCTCGGCGCCGCCGTGCACGGTGTCAGCCGCACTGAGCTCTCCGTCTTCTCAGACCCGCAGTTTACCTTCACTGCGGCTCGAGATGAATTCATTCAGAACCAGCAAGCCCTGCCTACACCCCAGTCACAACCCATCATGCACCTCAACCAGCCAAAGTCCATCGCAGAGGTCTCTGGTGTGAAGGAGGATGGACAAGAAGTGGACATTAGTTTGCTGGGTGGTGAAATTAGTGCCCACCTGCAAAGTACACCTTTGAGTCAACATGATGGCAAGGCACAAGGGCAGAGCTGGAGCTtcaagatgaacaaaaacaagggAGGACACAAAGGCGGTCAAGAGGGTGGttctgattcagattcagattcaggTTCGTCGTCATCCGATCAATCAGGTAGCAGCGATGAGAGCGGTGATAGTGAAGAAGAAGTGGATGGAG GTGTGAAGGCGTGTGATGTCGATGAAGAGAATGGTTTACTCTCGATAGGCTTGTCTCAGGATGGCATTCCTCCCACGAATCCTGTCAGAGTAGAATGGCCAAAG GACCGCGTGTTGATCAACCGCTTGGACAGTTTGTGTACACTGGTGCTTACTGGTCATTGGCCATCGGGGCGGCGCTACGTATCTGAGGCTCATGTCAACCAAAGCGCAGAGCTGCAGAGAGACGAGATGACCTATGTTCGGGCGGGCCGCAAACCCCTCACTATACCCGGAGGAGAAGGAGAGGATGGAGAAttcactgtcaaactcctcaag GAGGAGGGGCTGAAGCTGACCTTCTCCAAGCAGGCACTGATGCCCAACGGGTCAGGTGGCGAGAGCAGCCGTAAGCGGCGGAAAGAACTCGAG TTATCAGACCCAGATGGCATCCTTGATCCACTGGAGCGTATTCCTCGCCGCCGGGACCCTCCCACCTGGCTGAAAGAGAATCCAGATTATGAAGTGGAGGGAGACATGCTAGCG CTTCTTGTGAACAGGAgtaagaggaagaggagaaggagggcAGATAAAGCCCTGACAGGCAATGAGAAGGTCAAGCTTATTAACATGAGGACAGGAAAGAAG ATTGGAGCTGCATTCTGTCCGATGCTGCAAGACCTAAGAGAATATCTGGAGGAAAATGCAGATTTCGTTGTGGCGCCTGATTGGTCGGAAACAGTTCGGAACTCT